A stretch of Equus caballus isolate H_3958 breed thoroughbred chromosome 11, TB-T2T, whole genome shotgun sequence DNA encodes these proteins:
- the SREBF1 gene encoding sterol regulatory element-binding protein 1 isoform X1 yields MDEPPFSEVALEQALAEPCELDAALLTDIEDMLQLINNQDSDFPGLFDPPYAGGRAGGTDPASPDVSSPGSLSPSPAMMSSPLEGFLGGPKATPPPLSPPPPAPTPLKMYPSVPAFSPGPGIKEEPVPLTVLQPATPQPLPGGLLPQSFSAPAPPQFSSAPVLGYPSPSGGFSTGSPPGSTLQPLPGLPLASLPAVPPGSLQTQVQNTAPQQLLTATATPTVAPGTTTVTSQIQQVPVLLQPHFIKAESLLLTTVKTDVGATVKAASISSLAPGTAVQTGPLQTLVSGGTILATVPLVVDPDKLPINRLAAGGKAPGSAQSRGEKRTAHNAIEKRYRSSINDKIVELKDLVVGTEAKLNKSAVLRKAIDYIRFLQQSNQKLKQENLSLRTAAHKSKSLKNLASACSRGGNTDTPMEGMKPEVVDTLSPPPSDDGSPSRSSPLSLGSRSSGSRSSGSDSEPDSPVFEDSQVKPEQLPSPHSRGMLDRSRLALCTLVFLCLSCNPLASLLGSWGLPGTSDATSMNHRPGRNMLGTEGRDGPGWSPWLLPPLIWLTNGLLVLVSLTLLFVYGEPVTRPHSGPAVRFWRHRKQADLDLARGDFAQATQQLWLALRALGRPLPTSHLDLACSLLWNLIRHLLQRLWVGRWLAGRAGGLQRDCALQADARASAREAALVYHQLHQLHTMGKYSGGPLAAASLALSAVNLGECAGDAVSTATLAEIYVAAALRVKTSLPRALHFLTGIFLSGARQACLAQSGSVPLAMQWLCHPVGHRFFVDGDWAVCGAPRESLYSVAGNPVDPLAQVTQLFREHLLERALNCVAQPNPSPGSADGDREFSDALGYLQLLNSCSDAAGTPACSFSISSSMATTTGTDPVAKWWASLTAVVTHWLRQDEEAAERLYPLVEHLPRALQESERPLPRAALHSFKAARALLGRGKADSGPASLALCEKASGYLQDSLATTPAGNSIDKAMQLLLCDLLLVARTSLWRRQQLPAPAQASQGPGSGAQASALELHGFQRDLSGLRRLAQSFRPAMRRVFLHEATARLMAGASPTRTHQLLDRSLRRRAGPCGKGGAAAELEPRPTRRERAEALLLASCYLPPGFLSAPGQRVGMLAEAARTLEKLGDRRLLHDCQQMLLRLGGGTTVTTG; encoded by the exons ATGGACGAGCCGCCCTTCAGCGAGGTGGCCTTGGAGCAGGCGCTGGCCGAGCCGTGCGAGCTGGACGCGGCGCTGCTGACCGACATCGAAG ACATGCTTCAGCTCATCAACAACCAGGACAGCGACTTCCCTGGCCTGTTTGACCCCCCCTATGctgggggcagagcaggaggcacAGACCCTGCCAGTCCCGATGTCAGCTCCCCGGGCAGCTTATCGCCATCTCCTGCCATGATGAGCTCCCCACTTGAAGGCTTCCTGGGAGGACCCAAGGCGACACCTCCCCCCttatcccctcccccacctgcacCGACCCCACTGAAGATGTACCCATCTGTGCCTGCGTTCTCCCCCGGCCCTGGTATCAAGGAGGAGCCAGTGCCACTGACTGTCCTACAGCCCGCCACTCCACAGCCCCTGCCAGGGGGCCTCCTGCCCCAGAGCTtttctgccccagccccaccGCAGTTCAGCTCTGCCCCTGTGCTGGGCTATCCCAGCCCTTCTGGAGGCTTCTCCACAG GGAGCCCTCCAGGGAGCACCCTGCAGCCACTGCCTGGCCTGCCGCTGGCTTCCCTGCCAGCGGTCCCGCCCGGCTCCTTGCAAACCCAGGTCCAGAACACGGCTCCCCAACAGCTGTTGACGGCCACAGCCACCCCCACAGTGGCCCCTGGAACAACCACTGTGACCTCGCAGATCCAGCAGGTCCCG GTCCTGCTGCAGCCGCACTTCATCAAGGCAGAGTCACTGCTCCTGACGACCGTGAAAACAGACGTGGGAGCCACTGTGAAGGCAGCGAGTATCAGCTCCCTGGCCCCTGGCACAGCCGTGCAGACAGGGCCTTTACAG ACCCTGGTGAGTGGCGGAACCATCCTAGCGACAGTGCCACTAGTCGTGGACCCTGACAAGCTGCCCATCAACCGGCTGGCAGCCGGTGGCAAGGCCCCTGGCTCAGCCCAGAGCCGTGGCGAGAAGCGCACAGCCCACAATGCCATCGAGAAACGCTACCGCTCCTCCATCAATGACAAGATTGTCGAGCTCAAAGACCTGGTGGTGGGCACTGAGGCAAAG CTGAATAAATCTGCTGTCTTGCGCAAGGCCATCGACTACATCCGCTTCCTACAACAGAGCAACCAGAAACTCAAGCAGGAGAACCTGAGTCTGCGCACTGCTGCCCACAAAAGCA AATCTCTGAAGAACCTGGCGTCAGCCTGCAGCCGTGGAGGAAACACGGACACGCCCATGGAGGGCATGAAGCCTGAAGTGGTGGACACGCTGAGCCCGCCCCCCTCCGACGATGGCTCGCCCTCCCGGAGCAGCCCCTTGTCTCTTGGCAGCAGGAGCAGTGGCAGCAGGAGCAGCGGCAGTGACTCGGAACCCGACAGCCCCGTCTTCGAGGACAGCCAG GTGAAGCCAGAACAGCTGCCGTCCCCCCACAGCCGGGGCATGCTGGACCGCTCCCGCCTGGCCCTGTGCACACTCgtcttcctctgcctctcctgTAACCCCTTGGCGTCTCTGCTGGGCAGCTGGGGTCTCCCTGGCACCTCGGATGCCACCAGCATGAACCACCGTCCTGGGCGCAACATGTTGGGCACTGAGGGCAGAG ATGGCCCTGGCTGGTCCCCGTGGCTGCTGCCCCCCCTGATCTGGCTGACTAATGGGCTGCTGGTGCTAGTCTCTTTAACGCTTCTCTTTGTCTACGGAGAACCAGTCACACGGCCCCATTCAGGCCCCGCCGTGCGCTTCTGGAGGCATCGCAAGCAGGCTGACCTGGACCTGGCCCGG GGGGACTTTGCCCAGGCCACCCAGCAGCTGTGGTTGGCCCTACGGGCTCTGGGCCGACCCCTGCCTACCTCCCACCTGGACCTGGCCTGTAGCCTGCTCTGGAACCTCATCCGCCACCTGCTGCAGCGTCTCTGGGTGGGCCGTTGGCTGGCAGGCCGGGCAGggggcctgcaaagagactgtgcTCTGCAGGCAGACGCCCGCGCCAGTGCCCGAGAGGCAGCCCTGGTCTACCACCAGCTGCACCAGCTGCACACTATGG GGAAGTACTCAGGCGGGCCCCTCGCTGCCGCCAGCCTGGCGCTGAGTGCCGTGAACCTGGGGGAGTGTGCAGGGGACGCCGTGTCCACGGCCACACTGGCTGAGATCTATGTGGCGGCTGCACTGAGGGTCAAGACCAGTCTCCCACGGGCCTTGCATTTTCTGACA GGCATCTTCCTGAGCGGCGCCCGCCAggcctgcctggcacagagtggctCAGTGCCTCTTGCCATGCAGTGGCTCTGCCACCCTGTGGGCCACCGTTTCTTCGTGGATGGGGACTGGGCCGTGTGCGGTGCCCCACGGGAGAGCCTGTACAGCGTGGCCGGGAACCCAG TGGACCCCCTGGCCCAGGTGACTCAGCTATTCCGTGAACATCTCTTGGAGCGGGCGCTGAATTGTGTGGCCCAGCCCAACCCCAGCCCTGGATCGGCTGATGGGGACAG GGAATTCTCAGACGCCCTCGGGTATCTGCAGCTGCTGAACAGCTGTTCTGATGCTGCTGGGACTCCggcctgcagcttctccatcagctcCAGCATGGCCACCACCACTG GCACAGACCCGGTGGCCAAATGGTGGGCCTCGCTGACAGCTGTGGTGACCCACTGGCTGCGGCAGGATGAGGAGGCGGCCGAGCGGCTGTACCCGCTGGTGGAACACCTGCCCCGTGCCCTGCAGGAGTCTGA GAGACCCCTGCCCAGGGCAGCTCTGCACTCCTTCAAGGCTGCCCGGGCCCTGCTGGGCCGCGGGAAGGCAGACTCTGGCCCGGCGAGCCTGGCCCTCTGTGAGAAGGCTAGTGGGTACCTGCAGGACAGCCTGGCTACCACACCAGCTGGCAACTCCATTGACAAG GCCATGCAGCTGCTCCTGTGTGACCTGCTCCTTGTGGCACGCACTAGCCTGTGGCGGCGGCAGCAGCTGCCCGCACCAGCCCAGGCCTCCCAGGGTCCGGGCAGCGGGGCCCAGGCCTCTGCCCTCGAGCTGCATGGTTTCCAACGGGACCTGAGCGGCCTGAGGCGTCTGGCACAGAGCTTCCGGCCTGCTATGCGGAGG GTGTTCCTCCATGAAGCCACGGCCCGGCTgatggcaggggccagccccacacggACACACCAGCTCCTGGACCGCAGTctgaggaggagggcaggcccCTGCGGCAAAGGAG GCGCGGCGGCGGAGTTGGAGCCGCGGCCCACGCGGCGGGAGCGCGCGGAGGCTCTGCTGCTGGCGTCCTGCTACCTGCCGCCCGGATTCCTGTCGGCGCCCGGGCAGCGCGTGGGCATGCTGGCCGAGGCGGCGCGCACGCTCGAGAAGCTCGGCGATCGCCGGCTGCTGCACGACTGCCAGCAGATGCTCCTGCGCCTGGGCGGCGGGACCACCGTCACCACCGGCTAG
- the SREBF1 gene encoding sterol regulatory element-binding protein 1 isoform X8 produces the protein MDEPPFSEVALEQALAEPCELDAALLTDIEDMLQLINNQDSDFPGLFDPPYAGGRAGGTDPASPDVSSPGSLSPSPAMMSSPLEGFLGGPKATPPPLSPPPPAPTPLKMYPSVPAFSPGPGIKEEPVPLTVLQPATPQPLPGGLLPQSFSAPAPPQFSSAPVLGYPSPSGGFSTGSPPGSTLQPLPGLPLASLPAVPPGSLQTQVQNTAPQQLLTATATPTVAPGTTTVTSQIQQVPVLLQPHFIKAESLLLTTVKTDVGATVKAASISSLAPGTAVQTGPLQTLVSGGTILATVPLVVDPDKLPINRLAAGGKAPGSAQSRGEKRTAHNAIEKRYRSSINDKIVELKDLVVGTEAKLNKSAVLRKAIDYIRFLQQSNQKLKQENLSLRTAAHKSKSLKNLASACSRGGNTDTPMEGMKPEVVDTLSPPPSDDGSPSRSSPLSLGSRSSGSRSSGSDSEPDSPVFEDSQVKPEQLPSPHSRGMLDRSRLALCTLVFLCLSCNPLASLLGSWGLPGTSDATSMNHRPGRNMLGTEGRDGPGWSPWLLPPLIWLTNGLLVLVSLTLLFVYGEPVTRPHSGPAVRFWRHRKQADLDLARGDFAQATQQLWLALRALGRPLPTSHLDLACSLLWNLIRHLLQRLWVGRWLAGRAGGLQRDCALQADARASAREAALVYHQLHQLHTMGKYSGGPLAAASLALSAVNLGECAGDAVSTATLAEIYVAAALRVKTSLPRALHFLTGIFLSGARQACLAQSGSVPLAMQWLCHPVGHRFFVDGDWAVCGAPRESLYSVAGNPVDPLAQVTQLFREHLLERALNCVAQPNPSPGSADGDREFSDALGYLQLLNSCSDAAGTPACSFSISSSMATTTGTDPVAKWWASLTAVVTHWLRQDEEAAERLYPLVEHLPRALQESERPLPRAALHSFKAARALLGRGKADSGPASLALCEKASGYLQDSLATTPAGNSIDKAMQLLLCDLLLVARTSLWRRQQLPAPAQASQGPGSGAQASALELHGFQRDLSGLRRLAQSFRPAMRRARRRSWSRGPRGGSARRLCCWRPATCRPDSCRRPGSAWACWPRRRARSRSSAIAGCCTTASRCSCAWAAGPPSPPARPRGARRRPAVPRAGAWTAGVPGSPSDCTIPGGRGVGDPRGLCLFTWKDGVSAISPPCRLRPDEPRPGWC, from the exons ATGGACGAGCCGCCCTTCAGCGAGGTGGCCTTGGAGCAGGCGCTGGCCGAGCCGTGCGAGCTGGACGCGGCGCTGCTGACCGACATCGAAG ACATGCTTCAGCTCATCAACAACCAGGACAGCGACTTCCCTGGCCTGTTTGACCCCCCCTATGctgggggcagagcaggaggcacAGACCCTGCCAGTCCCGATGTCAGCTCCCCGGGCAGCTTATCGCCATCTCCTGCCATGATGAGCTCCCCACTTGAAGGCTTCCTGGGAGGACCCAAGGCGACACCTCCCCCCttatcccctcccccacctgcacCGACCCCACTGAAGATGTACCCATCTGTGCCTGCGTTCTCCCCCGGCCCTGGTATCAAGGAGGAGCCAGTGCCACTGACTGTCCTACAGCCCGCCACTCCACAGCCCCTGCCAGGGGGCCTCCTGCCCCAGAGCTtttctgccccagccccaccGCAGTTCAGCTCTGCCCCTGTGCTGGGCTATCCCAGCCCTTCTGGAGGCTTCTCCACAG GGAGCCCTCCAGGGAGCACCCTGCAGCCACTGCCTGGCCTGCCGCTGGCTTCCCTGCCAGCGGTCCCGCCCGGCTCCTTGCAAACCCAGGTCCAGAACACGGCTCCCCAACAGCTGTTGACGGCCACAGCCACCCCCACAGTGGCCCCTGGAACAACCACTGTGACCTCGCAGATCCAGCAGGTCCCG GTCCTGCTGCAGCCGCACTTCATCAAGGCAGAGTCACTGCTCCTGACGACCGTGAAAACAGACGTGGGAGCCACTGTGAAGGCAGCGAGTATCAGCTCCCTGGCCCCTGGCACAGCCGTGCAGACAGGGCCTTTACAG ACCCTGGTGAGTGGCGGAACCATCCTAGCGACAGTGCCACTAGTCGTGGACCCTGACAAGCTGCCCATCAACCGGCTGGCAGCCGGTGGCAAGGCCCCTGGCTCAGCCCAGAGCCGTGGCGAGAAGCGCACAGCCCACAATGCCATCGAGAAACGCTACCGCTCCTCCATCAATGACAAGATTGTCGAGCTCAAAGACCTGGTGGTGGGCACTGAGGCAAAG CTGAATAAATCTGCTGTCTTGCGCAAGGCCATCGACTACATCCGCTTCCTACAACAGAGCAACCAGAAACTCAAGCAGGAGAACCTGAGTCTGCGCACTGCTGCCCACAAAAGCA AATCTCTGAAGAACCTGGCGTCAGCCTGCAGCCGTGGAGGAAACACGGACACGCCCATGGAGGGCATGAAGCCTGAAGTGGTGGACACGCTGAGCCCGCCCCCCTCCGACGATGGCTCGCCCTCCCGGAGCAGCCCCTTGTCTCTTGGCAGCAGGAGCAGTGGCAGCAGGAGCAGCGGCAGTGACTCGGAACCCGACAGCCCCGTCTTCGAGGACAGCCAG GTGAAGCCAGAACAGCTGCCGTCCCCCCACAGCCGGGGCATGCTGGACCGCTCCCGCCTGGCCCTGTGCACACTCgtcttcctctgcctctcctgTAACCCCTTGGCGTCTCTGCTGGGCAGCTGGGGTCTCCCTGGCACCTCGGATGCCACCAGCATGAACCACCGTCCTGGGCGCAACATGTTGGGCACTGAGGGCAGAG ATGGCCCTGGCTGGTCCCCGTGGCTGCTGCCCCCCCTGATCTGGCTGACTAATGGGCTGCTGGTGCTAGTCTCTTTAACGCTTCTCTTTGTCTACGGAGAACCAGTCACACGGCCCCATTCAGGCCCCGCCGTGCGCTTCTGGAGGCATCGCAAGCAGGCTGACCTGGACCTGGCCCGG GGGGACTTTGCCCAGGCCACCCAGCAGCTGTGGTTGGCCCTACGGGCTCTGGGCCGACCCCTGCCTACCTCCCACCTGGACCTGGCCTGTAGCCTGCTCTGGAACCTCATCCGCCACCTGCTGCAGCGTCTCTGGGTGGGCCGTTGGCTGGCAGGCCGGGCAGggggcctgcaaagagactgtgcTCTGCAGGCAGACGCCCGCGCCAGTGCCCGAGAGGCAGCCCTGGTCTACCACCAGCTGCACCAGCTGCACACTATGG GGAAGTACTCAGGCGGGCCCCTCGCTGCCGCCAGCCTGGCGCTGAGTGCCGTGAACCTGGGGGAGTGTGCAGGGGACGCCGTGTCCACGGCCACACTGGCTGAGATCTATGTGGCGGCTGCACTGAGGGTCAAGACCAGTCTCCCACGGGCCTTGCATTTTCTGACA GGCATCTTCCTGAGCGGCGCCCGCCAggcctgcctggcacagagtggctCAGTGCCTCTTGCCATGCAGTGGCTCTGCCACCCTGTGGGCCACCGTTTCTTCGTGGATGGGGACTGGGCCGTGTGCGGTGCCCCACGGGAGAGCCTGTACAGCGTGGCCGGGAACCCAG TGGACCCCCTGGCCCAGGTGACTCAGCTATTCCGTGAACATCTCTTGGAGCGGGCGCTGAATTGTGTGGCCCAGCCCAACCCCAGCCCTGGATCGGCTGATGGGGACAG GGAATTCTCAGACGCCCTCGGGTATCTGCAGCTGCTGAACAGCTGTTCTGATGCTGCTGGGACTCCggcctgcagcttctccatcagctcCAGCATGGCCACCACCACTG GCACAGACCCGGTGGCCAAATGGTGGGCCTCGCTGACAGCTGTGGTGACCCACTGGCTGCGGCAGGATGAGGAGGCGGCCGAGCGGCTGTACCCGCTGGTGGAACACCTGCCCCGTGCCCTGCAGGAGTCTGA GAGACCCCTGCCCAGGGCAGCTCTGCACTCCTTCAAGGCTGCCCGGGCCCTGCTGGGCCGCGGGAAGGCAGACTCTGGCCCGGCGAGCCTGGCCCTCTGTGAGAAGGCTAGTGGGTACCTGCAGGACAGCCTGGCTACCACACCAGCTGGCAACTCCATTGACAAG GCCATGCAGCTGCTCCTGTGTGACCTGCTCCTTGTGGCACGCACTAGCCTGTGGCGGCGGCAGCAGCTGCCCGCACCAGCCCAGGCCTCCCAGGGTCCGGGCAGCGGGGCCCAGGCCTCTGCCCTCGAGCTGCATGGTTTCCAACGGGACCTGAGCGGCCTGAGGCGTCTGGCACAGAGCTTCCGGCCTGCTATGCGGAGG GCGCGGCGGCGGAGTTGGAGCCGCGGCCCACGCGGCGGGAGCGCGCGGAGGCTCTGCTGCTGGCGTCCTGCTACCTGCCGCCCGGATTCCTGTCGGCGCCCGGGCAGCGCGTGGGCATGCTGGCCGAGGCGGCGCGCACGCTCGAGAAGCTCGGCGATCGCCGGCTGCTGCACGACTGCCAGCAGATGCTCCTGCGCCTGGGCGGCGGGACCACCGTCACCACCGGCTAGACCCCGCGGCGCCCGGCGCCGTCCGGCTGTGCCTCGGGCTGGAGCCTGGACGGCCGGTGTGCCCGGCTCACCCTCGGACTGCACTATcccgggggggaggggggtgggagaCCCTCGGGGACTTTGCCTTTTCACCTGGAAGGACGGAGTGAGCGCCATCTCACCGCCCTGCCGGCTCCGACCCGATGAGCCGCGGCCAGGGTGGTGCTGA
- the SREBF1 gene encoding sterol regulatory element-binding protein 1 isoform X7 gives MDEPPFSEVALEQALAEPCELDAALLTDIEDMLQLINNQDSDFPGLFDPPYAGGRAGGTDPASPDVSSPGSLSPSPAMMSSPLEGFLGGPKATPPPLSPPPPAPTPLKMYPSVPAFSPGPGIKEEPVPLTVLQPATPQPLPGGLLPQSFSAPAPPQFSSAPVLGYPSPSGGFSTGSPPGSTLQPLPGLPLASLPAVPPGSLQTQVQNTAPQQLLTATATPTVAPGTTTVTSQIQQVPVLLQPHFIKAESLLLTTVKTDVGATVKAASISSLAPGTAVQTGPLQTLVSGGTILATVPLVVDPDKLPINRLAAGGKAPGSAQSRGEKRTAHNAIEKRYRSSINDKIVELKDLVVGTEAKLNKSAVLRKAIDYIRFLQQSNQKLKQENLSLRTAAHKSKSLKNLASACSRGGNTDTPMEGMKPEVVDTLSPPPSDDGSPSRSSPLSLGSRSSGSRSSGSDSEPDSPVFEDSQVKPEQLPSPHSRGMLDRSRLALCTLVFLCLSCNPLASLLGSWGLPGTSDATSMNHRPGRNMLGTEGRGRTDGPGWSPWLLPPLIWLTNGLLVLVSLTLLFVYGEPVTRPHSGPAVRFWRHRKQADLDLARGDFAQATQQLWLALRALGRPLPTSHLDLACSLLWNLIRHLLQRLWVGRWLAGRAGGLQRDCALQADARASAREAALVYHQLHQLHTMGKYSGGPLAAASLALSAVNLGECAGDAVSTATLAEIYVAAALRVKTSLPRALHFLTGIFLSGARQACLAQSGSVPLAMQWLCHPVGHRFFVDGDWAVCGAPRESLYSVAGNPVDPLAQVTQLFREHLLERALNCVAQPNPSPGSADGDREFSDALGYLQLLNSCSDAAGTPACSFSISSSMATTTGTDPVAKWWASLTAVVTHWLRQDEEAAERLYPLVEHLPRALQESERPLPRAALHSFKAARALLGRGKADSGPASLALCEKASGYLQDSLATTPAGNSIDKAMQLLLCDLLLVARTSLWRRQQLPAPAQASQGPGSGAQASALELHGFQRDLSGLRRLAQSFRPAMRRVFLHEATARLMAGASPTRTHQLLDRSLRRRAGPCGKGGAAAELEPRPTRRERAEALLLASCYLPPGFLSAPGQRVGMLAEAARTLEKLGDRRLLHDCQQMLLRLGGGTTVTTG, from the exons ATGGACGAGCCGCCCTTCAGCGAGGTGGCCTTGGAGCAGGCGCTGGCCGAGCCGTGCGAGCTGGACGCGGCGCTGCTGACCGACATCGAAG ACATGCTTCAGCTCATCAACAACCAGGACAGCGACTTCCCTGGCCTGTTTGACCCCCCCTATGctgggggcagagcaggaggcacAGACCCTGCCAGTCCCGATGTCAGCTCCCCGGGCAGCTTATCGCCATCTCCTGCCATGATGAGCTCCCCACTTGAAGGCTTCCTGGGAGGACCCAAGGCGACACCTCCCCCCttatcccctcccccacctgcacCGACCCCACTGAAGATGTACCCATCTGTGCCTGCGTTCTCCCCCGGCCCTGGTATCAAGGAGGAGCCAGTGCCACTGACTGTCCTACAGCCCGCCACTCCACAGCCCCTGCCAGGGGGCCTCCTGCCCCAGAGCTtttctgccccagccccaccGCAGTTCAGCTCTGCCCCTGTGCTGGGCTATCCCAGCCCTTCTGGAGGCTTCTCCACAG GGAGCCCTCCAGGGAGCACCCTGCAGCCACTGCCTGGCCTGCCGCTGGCTTCCCTGCCAGCGGTCCCGCCCGGCTCCTTGCAAACCCAGGTCCAGAACACGGCTCCCCAACAGCTGTTGACGGCCACAGCCACCCCCACAGTGGCCCCTGGAACAACCACTGTGACCTCGCAGATCCAGCAGGTCCCG GTCCTGCTGCAGCCGCACTTCATCAAGGCAGAGTCACTGCTCCTGACGACCGTGAAAACAGACGTGGGAGCCACTGTGAAGGCAGCGAGTATCAGCTCCCTGGCCCCTGGCACAGCCGTGCAGACAGGGCCTTTACAG ACCCTGGTGAGTGGCGGAACCATCCTAGCGACAGTGCCACTAGTCGTGGACCCTGACAAGCTGCCCATCAACCGGCTGGCAGCCGGTGGCAAGGCCCCTGGCTCAGCCCAGAGCCGTGGCGAGAAGCGCACAGCCCACAATGCCATCGAGAAACGCTACCGCTCCTCCATCAATGACAAGATTGTCGAGCTCAAAGACCTGGTGGTGGGCACTGAGGCAAAG CTGAATAAATCTGCTGTCTTGCGCAAGGCCATCGACTACATCCGCTTCCTACAACAGAGCAACCAGAAACTCAAGCAGGAGAACCTGAGTCTGCGCACTGCTGCCCACAAAAGCA AATCTCTGAAGAACCTGGCGTCAGCCTGCAGCCGTGGAGGAAACACGGACACGCCCATGGAGGGCATGAAGCCTGAAGTGGTGGACACGCTGAGCCCGCCCCCCTCCGACGATGGCTCGCCCTCCCGGAGCAGCCCCTTGTCTCTTGGCAGCAGGAGCAGTGGCAGCAGGAGCAGCGGCAGTGACTCGGAACCCGACAGCCCCGTCTTCGAGGACAGCCAG GTGAAGCCAGAACAGCTGCCGTCCCCCCACAGCCGGGGCATGCTGGACCGCTCCCGCCTGGCCCTGTGCACACTCgtcttcctctgcctctcctgTAACCCCTTGGCGTCTCTGCTGGGCAGCTGGGGTCTCCCTGGCACCTCGGATGCCACCAGCATGAACCACCGTCCTGGGCGCAACATGTTGGGCACTGAGGGCAGAGGTAGGACAG ATGGCCCTGGCTGGTCCCCGTGGCTGCTGCCCCCCCTGATCTGGCTGACTAATGGGCTGCTGGTGCTAGTCTCTTTAACGCTTCTCTTTGTCTACGGAGAACCAGTCACACGGCCCCATTCAGGCCCCGCCGTGCGCTTCTGGAGGCATCGCAAGCAGGCTGACCTGGACCTGGCCCGG GGGGACTTTGCCCAGGCCACCCAGCAGCTGTGGTTGGCCCTACGGGCTCTGGGCCGACCCCTGCCTACCTCCCACCTGGACCTGGCCTGTAGCCTGCTCTGGAACCTCATCCGCCACCTGCTGCAGCGTCTCTGGGTGGGCCGTTGGCTGGCAGGCCGGGCAGggggcctgcaaagagactgtgcTCTGCAGGCAGACGCCCGCGCCAGTGCCCGAGAGGCAGCCCTGGTCTACCACCAGCTGCACCAGCTGCACACTATGG GGAAGTACTCAGGCGGGCCCCTCGCTGCCGCCAGCCTGGCGCTGAGTGCCGTGAACCTGGGGGAGTGTGCAGGGGACGCCGTGTCCACGGCCACACTGGCTGAGATCTATGTGGCGGCTGCACTGAGGGTCAAGACCAGTCTCCCACGGGCCTTGCATTTTCTGACA GGCATCTTCCTGAGCGGCGCCCGCCAggcctgcctggcacagagtggctCAGTGCCTCTTGCCATGCAGTGGCTCTGCCACCCTGTGGGCCACCGTTTCTTCGTGGATGGGGACTGGGCCGTGTGCGGTGCCCCACGGGAGAGCCTGTACAGCGTGGCCGGGAACCCAG TGGACCCCCTGGCCCAGGTGACTCAGCTATTCCGTGAACATCTCTTGGAGCGGGCGCTGAATTGTGTGGCCCAGCCCAACCCCAGCCCTGGATCGGCTGATGGGGACAG GGAATTCTCAGACGCCCTCGGGTATCTGCAGCTGCTGAACAGCTGTTCTGATGCTGCTGGGACTCCggcctgcagcttctccatcagctcCAGCATGGCCACCACCACTG GCACAGACCCGGTGGCCAAATGGTGGGCCTCGCTGACAGCTGTGGTGACCCACTGGCTGCGGCAGGATGAGGAGGCGGCCGAGCGGCTGTACCCGCTGGTGGAACACCTGCCCCGTGCCCTGCAGGAGTCTGA GAGACCCCTGCCCAGGGCAGCTCTGCACTCCTTCAAGGCTGCCCGGGCCCTGCTGGGCCGCGGGAAGGCAGACTCTGGCCCGGCGAGCCTGGCCCTCTGTGAGAAGGCTAGTGGGTACCTGCAGGACAGCCTGGCTACCACACCAGCTGGCAACTCCATTGACAAG GCCATGCAGCTGCTCCTGTGTGACCTGCTCCTTGTGGCACGCACTAGCCTGTGGCGGCGGCAGCAGCTGCCCGCACCAGCCCAGGCCTCCCAGGGTCCGGGCAGCGGGGCCCAGGCCTCTGCCCTCGAGCTGCATGGTTTCCAACGGGACCTGAGCGGCCTGAGGCGTCTGGCACAGAGCTTCCGGCCTGCTATGCGGAGG GTGTTCCTCCATGAAGCCACGGCCCGGCTgatggcaggggccagccccacacggACACACCAGCTCCTGGACCGCAGTctgaggaggagggcaggcccCTGCGGCAAAGGAG GCGCGGCGGCGGAGTTGGAGCCGCGGCCCACGCGGCGGGAGCGCGCGGAGGCTCTGCTGCTGGCGTCCTGCTACCTGCCGCCCGGATTCCTGTCGGCGCCCGGGCAGCGCGTGGGCATGCTGGCCGAGGCGGCGCGCACGCTCGAGAAGCTCGGCGATCGCCGGCTGCTGCACGACTGCCAGCAGATGCTCCTGCGCCTGGGCGGCGGGACCACCGTCACCACCGGCTAG